DNA sequence from the Bacteroidia bacterium genome:
TTGAAAGCAATTTTAAATAAATCTTAAAGTTGTATTTGGCTTTCAGATAATAAACACCTTTGCAACATGGATATTAGTGTCATCGTTCCATTATTAAATGAAGAACAATCCTTGGCTGAACTTGCTTCCTGGATTGAAAGGGTGATGCTTGCCAACCAATTCAGCTACGAAATACTTTTCATTGACGATGGAAGCACCGACCAAAGTTGGAAAGTAATTAAAGAATTAAGCGCACAAAAACCGGAAATCAGAGGAATTAAATTCCGCAGAAATTATGGAAAATCGGCGGCTTTAAACACCGGATTTCATGCCTGCAAGGGCCGTATTGTTATTACCATGGATGCCGATTTGCAAGACAGTCCGGATGAAATTCCAGAGTTGTACCAAATGGTTACCCAAGGAAAATTTGATTTGGTATCGGGATGGAAGAAGAAACGGTACGACAATGCATTCACCAAAAATCTGCCTTCTAAACTATACAATGGAGTAAACAGATGGATTTCCGGAATTGAGTTACACGATATGAATTGCGGATTGAAAGCCTACCGCTCCGAAGTGGTTAAATCCATTGAAGTTTATGGCGAAATGCATCGCTACATTCCGGTAATTGCCAAATGGGCCGGGTTTAAAAAAATTGGCGAGAAACCGGTTCAACACCAGGAACGAAAATATGGCAATTCCAAGTTTGGCCTCGAACGGTTTGTCAATGGTTTCCTTGATTTACTTACCATAACTTTTGTCTCCCGTTTCGGCAAAAAACCCATGCATTTCTTCGGAACCTTGGGACTGTTATTCTTCTTTATTGGACTTAGCATTGCCAGTTACCTCACCTTTGCCAAATTCGTTTTTCATTCCTATAAAATGACGGAAAGACCATTGTTTTATTTTGGAATTTTGG
Encoded proteins:
- a CDS encoding glycosyltransferase family 2 protein gives rise to the protein MDISVIVPLLNEEQSLAELASWIERVMLANQFSYEILFIDDGSTDQSWKVIKELSAQKPEIRGIKFRRNYGKSAALNTGFHACKGRIVITMDADLQDSPDEIPELYQMVTQGKFDLVSGWKKKRYDNAFTKNLPSKLYNGVNRWISGIELHDMNCGLKAYRSEVVKSIEVYGEMHRYIPVIAKWAGFKKIGEKPVQHQERKYGNSKFGLERFVNGFLDLLTITFVSRFGKKPMHFFGTLGLLFFFIGLSIASYLTFAKFVFHSYKMTERPLFYFGILAMIIGTQLFTTGFLAELVSRNAPDKNHYLIEEEF